TGAAAACACAAAGCTGGTTTGAATCGCTGAAGCTGGGGAGCTGATTTATGAGGTCTACAGGACAGATATTTCTGTATATTAGGTATataaaccattgtgctcaggTTATACtgtactttaaataaataatatattatgtaCTGTATTAAACAGATATTCTgtatgcattaaaaaaagtgatgaaagTATACTATTTGACTGCACACCAGTGTTGGTTTGTGATGAACTGTCAGTGGTTTTAATATTGCCAACGATTGAATGTTCTATGTACGGTATGTAAATGCCACCTtaataaaatgaagtgaaatgcATTACAGGTTGCAAACACAGGATTAACCAATAATGTATTACACGTTTAACACACTCAGAACTTTAAGtgctttcaaaaaaaagaagaagccctCTGCACGTGTCCACACTGACTGCTGTTCCGCCACTTACCGGGTTCATCAGTCTTGATGGGTCTTGTGAGTGGAGGCACTATTTGACCCTTGTTCTATCCAAACCAGTATGGATGTTCTCCATTCCCAGTGATGTGGCTGAAGCTTTAAAGCGGCCACCCTGCGGGAAGAAATTCCCTGAAGCAagatggagggaaaataaaGAGAACATTTGGGGGGAAATGCACACTTAAAAGGCAGTTgaatgtctgtgtgcgtgtgacaaAGTGTGTATACTTTGGGACACCCGCAGTGTGATCAGACCTCTGCAGTAAAATGAAACCGCTCTAAATGGCCGAGTCCGACAGAGCCACACGGTGAGACACGTCAACGTGCTCCAGATGTCTGGCGCTCTTACACAGCTTCTCTCGTCGTGAGGAACAAACGACATGAGTGAGACGGAGATGTTTGGTGAATGACTTCAAGAAGTCAAATGCAGCGTAATCTATTCACATCTCTTAGCAGATAGTAAAACTAAACAACTGTAGACataattgactttttttcaagttatattacattacatgtcatttagcggacgcttttatccaaagtgatgtacaataagtgcattcaaccatagggtacaaacacaggagaacaagaaagtgcaatttcctcaaataagccaatttacaatttgctatagatgagtgacgttacaagtacaatttaagtgctacaatttgttagtctttagtcgaggtagagtctgaagaggtgtgtctttagtttgcggcggaagatgtgaaggctctctgcggtcctgatgtcttcagagagctcgttccaccatttcggcgcaaggacggcgaagagtcgtgatctagtcgagtgttttgctctcagtgagggagggacgagtagttttgcagatgcagagcggagagtgcgggttgggatgtagggtttcaccatgtcctggatgtaagctggacccgatccattcacagcatggtaggtgagcaccactgttttgaactggatgcgggcagccacctaccggtggagtagtgtgggagaatttcggaaggttgaagaccagtcgagctgctgcattctggatgagctgcagaggtcgaatggcggtggcagggagaccagccaggagcgagttgcagtagtccaggcgggagatgacaagagcgtgaatcagtacctgggcctTCCTGGTACCtggtaccttctgagtgagaaggggacgtattctcctgatgttgtagagcgtgtatctacaggatcgcgctgtcgcagtgatgttgggagtcagggagagttggctgtcgagtgtgacgccgaggtttaTATCCTGTCCGCTAGAAAAGAAAGTACACTGGGAACCACAACTGTTCCATAAAAAGTCCACATCTGGCTAGGCAATGAAATTCTAACTTCATTTGTAGCTCCATGCCAACATCAGTGAGACATTCGGCAAGAACTAACTTCAAGTGAATTCCCTCGAGACGCAAGGCCCTATAATTACAAACACAAAGATCACATCacattgtattttcttttaggaAAATGTCAGTAAGAAACAATACCTGATCCATGACGTTGCAACCGCTCGTGTCGAGAGAGCCGACAGAGCTGCCACTCAACCACTCGACACTCTCATCAGTCAGTCCCTCACAATAACTCAAGTTGAGATGATACGGTTTACACAATCCGAttaacatacacaaacaaaacagaaagcCGCCTCGTTAGACTCTTCATCAAAGCGCCACGCGATGAGTCTGTGTGGTGTGTGAAGTCATACCACATACCTTTGCGCAATCCTCATTACAGATGTGTCTGTGATGAGACTGCAGCTCTCTCGGTTTGGTGGATGAGGAACCTTCAATCAGATCCTGGATCCCAGCATCACACACCCCGAGATACACGCAGTCTACCCATTACGTCACGTAATATCATCAGCACACATAGGATGTAAAACTACggcagcaaacaaacacacaaacttgtTGCAAAGAGAAAGGTCCAGGCTGTGCAGGTTGTTGAGGCTGCGCACAGATTTGACGGTGGTGTCCGTCATTCTGCAGCCTGGAGTCTGCAGAGGCCCGGTGGGCTGCTGCACAGGGTCTTCCAGACTGAGTCTGTGAGTTGGTTGTTTTCTAGAGTGGACATGTGGAGTAGAACACACCAAATGTTTGGAACTGAATTGCCTTTCTATTTTCTGTGGATGTGGGAATAATCGATCTCACCCTGTGTCCTAAAAGTCTTTAGCTCGGCGACCTCAGCGAAGGCTTTTAAAAGGCAAAGTCGGTAAGATGAGGAGCGCCGAGCAGGAAAatggcagacagacagggacatcTGGCAATTAGTGCCTGTTATAAAAGAGTACGACTCAGCAACCTTTTCTGTTGCCagggtttgagtgtgtgtgtaaacaaaacGTGTACATGAGTTGACAAAGTCTtttgtcattcatttctttttgtgtttgtctttgttcaacATTCCAGGGCTCGGATGTTGAGAAAAAAGCGTACCAAGAAACAGCTGTCTGATAACGTGGGCATCTCATTGATTACAATCACCCTGACCGAAGGGCATCCGGCAGAAATGTATCTGAACCCATTTACAGTTATTTGGAAGGACCGAGAGGAAATTGTGTGTGGAACATGAATCCTTCTCCTGGAAGCATTTTTCCTCGCCGCTCACATTGTCAAGGCCGTTAAAGCGAAACATCTGGAAGCAAACCGGTCCACATTCCCAAGAGGAAAAGTATGTTTTATGCagcagtgcgtgtgtgttatgGACAGTGCACATGGTGAGTGGGTGGGCTAAAGCCGATAGGATAaaacccgccccctccctctccttcaggTCTTTTCTCATTAATCTCCGAGTGCAAATAGTCACCACAATCCACGCAGAAACTCCAGCACGTGGAAACCCAAAGTGACTCGATTTATCCGAGGTGAACCGAAGGCTCAACTTTCTACAGTCGAAGCCGAGTGGAGTGACCATAAACCAAACGGAGGGGAGGATACCAACTGACCTGAGTGCAGCCGGACACGTTGAGGTGAGGTTCACAAACCCTTTATCTGTAAATGTGCAGACAATTCCTGTTCAAAATCAATAATTCAATTAGTTTACATACAAAACGGAGCCAGActtatttgtgtttaatccatTGTAGATTGTAGTTggttgttttcttgttgttcttttaacaaaagttgAATACTTAAATACTGCAATACTGCATTAAATTACTACCCACGACAGGGATTGCCAATGATCTGTGGACCATGCAGATCTATCATCAATATCAGTTATGTTATGAGTGCCCCATCTGATCATCTAAACAATTGAATTGGCACCAGCCAAGCTGCTCTGACACAAGCCAGCAGCACATTgcacaaacagaaataaaggTATTTCTGGGAACCACGGGGCCAGAGCCGGAGTATCATAttggaatttgtttttttgatttggAGACGGGAGTTTGCTGGACCACAGGTCAGAGCTCACATCGGGGACACGGCGGTGACTGGAGGTTTACTTGGACAGTTCTCTGTCTGTTCTGTTTGTTATAAGTGTGCAAGAAAGATTCAAGTGGAGCAAACGGGGACAGCCCTCTTATCCCTTATGAAGAGCGGAGATTTAAATGTTGAGGTAGTAATCCGTTAATTGCATAATTAACTATGCATTAACAAATTTAAACTATTTACACAAAAAGGTTTtgtttaatataaaaatgaaaatgactaaaactgaattttttGACTTAGGAAATTTTCATTGATTTATCAAAGCACCGATCTTTATCATTATTTACCAATTTTATTAATCTATTGGTCATTCCCCTAAAGAAAATATTGTTAACAGTAAAATAGTACAACTGATTTGTAGATTTAGATATCTCCTTCTACACAGTAATAGCATTTACTTACTGTAACATTAAAACACTCATTGACAAAATGAGGTCCAAGAGATTCCTGCATCCACCTAACAAAACACAatgcagagaaaacaaataagaGCAGAAGAACAACAATTTCCATTTTTATAAGTGCTTCACTGTAAATAACATAGTATTCTGCCTTCTTTCGTAGCCAATCCACATTCCTGGACTGCTCCTATCTCTTCTCCTGTAGAGCGGCAGCTGTGTTCCATCAACAATAATACTGTTGACTTTGACCCATTGCTTCTGTGTCCAGGCCAGTTCTTTACAAGATTTGTATCCCAAAACCCTACTTTTCTCCAGCTCTACTTGCTTAAAAGACATTCCCGGCAGAGCTCAGGATGCGAgtgacctcctctctcctcatcggccccctgctcctcctcctgctggcgTCCGTCGAGATGAGGCCAAGGAAGGACAAAGGAGCGACGGATAAACTCACACGGAACAGGTATGGATTGAACGTTGTGTCTACTTCCACCATTCACTCTTCCCATTGACCACGTGCAAACCGGGATGAGCCGTGAATTTGTTTTGTCAGGATGAGAGGCGCCAGGCGTCACAGCAGATCGGGCCCCTCCAGGCCGGTGGCCCCTGACTGCTCGGAGTTGACAGAATCTGGAGACGTCTTCATAGACTGTCAGGACCGACGCCTCACCACCACTCCCACCTCGCAGACCTGGTCCCAAAAACCAAAGCACCTCCTTCTTGCTCGTAATAAGATCAAAGTCCTCCGTGAAGATGCCTTCTCTGGATTTGAGAGTTTAACCAGTCTGGACCTGCAGCAGAATCAGATCTCGTTAGTGGTGGAAGGGGCCTTCGAGGGGCTGACACGCCTTAAaaccctgctgctgcagcacaacCGCCTGGGAACACTTAGCGAGGAGGCCCTCATCCCCATGCCCAACCTCCGCTACCTACGTCTCTACGACAATCCCTGGAGTTGTGTCTGCGCGATGGACAGCCTCATACGCACCCTTCAGGTCCCGAGCAACCGTAATCTAGGAAATCATGCCAGGTGAAGGTTTCCACGCAATTACTTTGACATGCTGTGATTTGTTGCTCTGATTCTACAGGTGCGCAAGCCATAACCGATTGTCACAATAATAAAAGTTATGCAAATTTCACCGTGACTGAACAGCATTTTACACTTCTAGGTGCGCAGGGCCCGCCTGGGTGAAAGGCATGAAGCTGAAGCAGATTGACCCTAGGTTACTTTGCATGGAGACATTGCCGGGCGACAACCAAACAGATCCCACAAACCCCGTGGACCCCATTCCCATCCGCACGAAACCAGACGCAACCACAACTTGCCATACTTATCTTTTCCCCCAAATACGGATGGACTGCAGTAACCGAGGCAAGTTCACCATCCGCTTTCCTCTAAAGGAGTTTTATTTACAGCACCAGACAAAGTTTGGACTAAATGAGATGCTTATCCTGATGCTCTTATAAATTCGGCACATGTGTTACTTACGCAAcagagatgttaaaaaaaagacgctTCTTGTGATCGTATGTTAACGATTAATATTTGGCTTTCATGACCGGAATTTCTTCTTggacgggaaaaaaaatatttcccgTCCAGATGTCAAAGAGACACGTCTGGTTTGGCAGGTGTTTTCAATTGGTTATGCTATGATTCTAATCAGTAGTCATTGGTGGAAACATTGGAAAAGCATTTAGTAAACACAGCTAATACATTAGGAATAAGTAAGTTGCAAAACCTGCATTTTAAATTTAGCTAAAAGTATTGCAAACCCAACAATGTCAGAAAGATCTGCCTCATACCAGCAGCAGGATAATTCAGATTAAGAATAGAACAGCATAAATCTCTGCGTCAATTTTTCACTTGCGGTACCAAGAGAGGAAATTCTGCAGGATTTCTTTGTGCAGTCTTTGGTTTAACAAATATGTATTGTGAATGAAAACTATAATtctaatcaataaaaaaaagaaaaacaacaaggatAAAACAGTTTTATCTGAGGCAAAGTAATGAAATGCATTTGGGAACCATTAAATAACCTGCTCTCCTCCATGTTTAGGTCTAACCGAGGTGCCTGCAGGTATTCCAGAGGACGTTGTTCATATGGATTTGTCCCATAATTCCATACGTCATCTGAAAGCCAAAAATTTCCAAGGAGCAAGGAGCCTTAGAACCCTTGACATCAGTCATAATAACCTGGAGCACATTGACAAAGGTATGTGTGGTATTGTTGCTGGATACCAAATAATCATCACCAGAAAATAATACAGTGTGTGCTCAATATTTCCGGCAACATCCAGCATAAGAAActacacaaacatgtttttcttcgGCCGATAGAGAACATATTGAGGGCCAAAGAACCCGTTACACAACTGCTGCTGACTTCTGTTTCctctattttctttttagagATCTTTGTGTATACAGAGTTGGTTTTATTTGTAGTGGGAAAGCTGAGAGGGCAGCGGAGATATTGGGATTACTCTGTGGTTCAAACACAAACTGAACGCCAGCTTGCACATTCCTACAGCAACAAGTCTCTCTTAATAGAATTATATGCCCTTGTCCTTTCTTTTGGCTCTCCCAGCTTCCCTGTTTGGGCTGCTGCATCTACTTGAGCTGGACCTGTCCAACAACAGCCTGCGTTTTGTCCACTATGGAGTTCTTGAGGACCTTTACTTCCTGTCAAAGCTAAAGCTGGGAGATAATCCCTGGGTGTGCGACTATAGGTGGGTTTTTGCGCTTGAAGGTTTGTAATACATTTCTTTGGACTAATGCAAACGAATTATTAAAACgagatttcattgtttttttccagcatcCACTACATGGCGTACTGGCTACAACTGCACTCAAAAGTGAGACACTCTGGCCTC
The DNA window shown above is from Gasterosteus aculeatus chromosome X, fGasAcu3.hap1.1, whole genome shotgun sequence and carries:
- the LOC120809866 gene encoding leucine-rich repeat-containing protein 17; the protein is MRVTSSLLIGPLLLLLLASVEMRPRKDKGATDKLTRNRMRGARRHSRSGPSRPVAPDCSELTESGDVFIDCQDRRLTTTPTSQTWSQKPKHLLLARNKIKVLREDAFSGFESLTSLDLQQNQISLVVEGAFEGLTRLKTLLLQHNRLGTLSEEALIPMPNLRYLRLYDNPWSCVCAMDSLIRTLQVPSNRNLGNHARCAGPAWVKGMKLKQIDPRLLCMETLPGDNQTDPTNPVDPIPIRTKPDATTTCHTYLFPQIRMDCSNRGLTEVPAGIPEDVVHMDLSHNSIRHLKAKNFQGARSLRTLDISHNNLEHIDKASLFGLLHLLELDLSNNSLRFVHYGVLEDLYFLSKLKLGDNPWVCDYSIHYMAYWLQLHSKVRHSGLWCQSPPEHTGESVAEYVYSYNKECPKDRQHSRSDEDQTDPELWNTAMEVQGELEELEPSHLRGPQKYQIIRLS